The genomic stretch CTCCTGAGCTCGTCGGATGATCTTGTCGTCGATGTCTGTGTAGTTGCTGACGTGGGTCACGGCATAGCCCGCGCGCAGGAGGTAGCGTTTGAGAAGATCGTAGACGGCGGCCGTCCGCGCATGCCCGATGTGTGCCGAGGCATACGGCGTAACCCCGCATATATACATGGTGATTTTGCCTGGCTCACGGGGCACGAGTTCGACGGTCTTCCGCGTCAGCGTATCATGAATCCTCATCGTTGGTTTCCTCCACTGCACAAGCGTACCTACAGGGTATCAAAAAAGGCAGCAGACACAATGTCCTGCTGCCCGGTGAACTGCGAGAGAGTTTGTCTAACGTTTCCTGTACTGAGTGGCCTTGCGGGCACCCAGGAGACCGTACTTCTTGCGCTCTTTGATACGAGCATCGCGCGTCAGAAGCTTGGCCTTCTTCAGAACCGGCTTGTTCTCCGGGTTCTGCTCAACCAGCGCGCGGGCAATTCCATGGCGAACGGCTTCGGCCTGGCCATTGAAGCCACCACCGGCAACGCTCACAATCGCATCGAACATAGGCGTACCCCCCATGACGGTGAAGGCAGCCATGGTTTTCATGGACACCGTCTGGACTGGAAAGTAGACCTCGACCGGCTTGCCATTTACGACAATCTTGCCGGTTCCCGCAACGAGGTGAACACGCGCAATAGCAGTCTTTCTCTTACCCGTTCCCCAAATCTGCGTGGTTGCCACAGCATCCTCCCTAGTTAGCCTTGAACTCAACAGGCTTCTGAGCCTGGTGAGGATGCTCGGGCCCCTGATAGACGCGCAGGTTGCTGAGCAATTCCTTGCCAAGTGTGTTCTTCGGCAGCATGCCGCGAACCACACGCTTGAGCAGGAAGTCTGACCGCGTCTCAAGCATCTTGTTCCAATTCGTGGCCTTCAGGCCACCCGGGTAGAACGAGTGATGATAGTGCATGGTCTGCGTACCCTTCTTGGGATCGATTGCCAGCTTCGAAGCGTTGATGACGATGACATTGTCGCCAACCATCGCATTCGGCGTGAACTCTGGTCTGTCCTTGCCGCGAAGAATGTTGGCAATGACCACGGCAAGTCGCCCAACGCTCTGGTCCGTAGCATCAATCAGAATCCAGCGACGGGTAACCGTCTCTGGTCTAAAAAACGTTGTCTTCATTCATATCCTCCTGGTCAATTCTTTACTAGATTACCATAAACCCGCGATTAGTCAACGCCTTGAGGCAGCAAACGATGGTGGACCCACATGCCCGGAGAGGGTTCGGGCAGGTGGCTATACGCATCGCGCAGCAGCTATCAAGCGTAGTCGACGGCAACCAGGTAGAGGCCGCCAGCGGCCATCACCTGTCGCGTATACGGGACCTCGAGGCCTGCAAACGCGTTGTTCCACGTTTCGGCACCGATCCTCCCTTGCCCGGCCTTGAGAACGAAGTACGCCATGCGGCGTACCATATGATACAGGAAATGATCGCCTGAGACCATGAAGATAACCGCCTTATCCGTTTCCATGACATCAACCGCACTCAGCGTGCACGTCGTGTCTCGACGCGGCCTGCTTGGATCAATATTCCCGAACCCCTTGAAATCATGTGTTCCAAGCAGTGCATGCGCAGCCTCATTCATCGCACCGGTCTTGACCGGATACTCGAGTCGATACGCATAACGAGCGAGGAACGGGGTCCAGCTTCCTTCCTTTATAAACACGTAGGCGTAGGACTTTCTCACTGTAGAAAACCGGGCGCTGAAGTTGGCGCTCTCACGAACGCAACCACGAATCGTGAGCCACTCAGGCATCATGACGGGGATGCGTCGTACGACGCGTTCATAGAGAGCATCGTCACGCAGAACGAAACTCACAACATTGTGAAGCGCGTGGACGCCTCTGTCGGTTCGTGACGCCCCGACGACAGGAACGTACGATCCACAAACGGCCTTCAGCGCCCCCTCGACGGTGCCCTGCACACTCACCAGGGATTCCTGCTTCTGGAAGCCATAGGTGAAGGAGCCGTCGTAGGCTATGTCCATACGCACCGTTACAGGAACAGACGCCATAGGATGACCCCGGACAGAGCAACTGCCGTTCCAAGAAGAATGAAGGCATCGAAGGACCGAAAGTGACGTGCATGATATCTTGTTCGGGGACTCCCTACGCGAAAGCCCCTTGCCTCCATCGCGACGGCCAGGTCGTCTGCCCGGCGAAAGGAGGAAACAAACAAGGGGATGAGAATCGGAATGAAGCTCTTCATACGCGCGACGAGGCTGCCTTCCCCGATCCGGGCCCCCCGCGAAACCTGAGCACGGATGATGCGCTCGGTTTCCTCGAGAATCGTTGGCACAAAGCGCATGGCGATGCTCATGACAAGAGCAATTTCGGCGGAAGGCAGGCCAATATGGCTCAGCGGCTTCAGCAGATCTGACACAGCGTCGGTCAACTCTATGGGAGAAGTACTCGCGGTAAGCAGGACGCTCACCAGCGTAAGCAGGACCAACCTGCAGAGAATGAAACCGGCCAGTCCCAATCCCTCGCGCGTGATGCGAACAAACCCGAATTGCCAGATAGGCGTGCCAGGAGTGAAGAATGCCTGCACCACGACGGTGAGTACAATGAGAAACAGGATGGGCTTGAGGCCACGAGCAAAGAAGCGCAGGGGTATTCTTGAAACCCCGATGCCAACGGCCAAGAAAACGGCAATAGGAACATACTGCACCGTCTTCGTCGCAACAAAAACCCCAATCATGAGAGCTATGGTCGAAACGAGCTTCACCAGAGCGCCAGACCGGTGGACGACCGAAGTTCCAGGGTAGTGCTGACCAAGAACAAAACTGCGAGAGAGGGCCACTATGCTCCTCCCAGGTCAGAGACGCACAGCCTCAACGAATCCAGCATCCGGCCCGTCGAGCCCTCGTTCACCGTGAGGGTGCTTCCGCACTCCTTGAGTGCACGTGCAAGGCGGTAGCTCTCCGGAAGCTCCAGACCCGTTCTGTCGACCAGTTCCGCGTCACGAAAGAATGCGTCGGTCGATCCCTGGAACGCCACTGTTCCCCCGTCAAGGACCACCACCTCCTTGCAGAACTCGGCAACCTCGTCCATGTTGTGGGACACGAGAATCACGGTGACATTCCCGGTCTGGCGCAGTGACTCCAGCTCGGTCAGGACGGCAAGCTTGGAGCCAGAGTCGAGCCCCGCGGTGGGTTCATCGAGCACGATGTACTTCTGACCCATCGCGATGACCGAGGCAATGGCCACGCGACGCTGTTCTCCCCCGCTCAGCTGAAAGGGAGACAGCGGCAGGAAACGGTCCGGATCAAGACCGACGGTGCTCATCGCCTTGTGAACGCTTTCGTCGACCTGCTCTTTGCTGAATCCATAGTTGCGGCAGCCAAAAGCTACCTCCTCAAAGATGGTCTCGGCAAAAAACTGGTCCTCGGGATACTGGAACACGATGCCAACTCTGCGGCGTATCTTGGCAAGCACTGTCCTCTCGTTGGAGACTCTCTCATCGTCGACAATGACATCCCCCCGTGTCGAAAACAGGAGCCCGTTCAGGTGCTCGACCAGCGTCGACTTGCCCGAACCCGTCCTTCCCACGACACCCACGAAGGCACCATCGTCGATGTGCACGCTGATCCCCCGGAGCGCGAAGTACTCGAAGGGCTCGCCACTATCGTAAATATAGTCCACGTTCTTCAGCTCAATTGACATGTCGCTCTCGCGAATTCCTCAGGGGTCAGACACAACGGGAAGTCCGTCCAGCGCTCTTGCATGAGGAACGAAGCTCGAGCGCTCAGTGGTAGCACCAGGCCTCCCAGCTCTACGACCGCTGGATCCGAGAAGATCGCACGCGGCGAGTCCCAAGCCGCCAGCGCTCCATTCGCCAGTACGCCTACGCGTGACGCAACAAGCACTTCGTCCAGAAGATGAGTGACGATGACGATGCCGATTCCCAACTCGCTGTTGAGGCGGAGTACCGTCTGCATCACCTCGCGGCGATTGGTCGGATCCAGGAGAGACGTTGCCTCGTCCAGAATGAGGAATGAAGGCTTCATAGCAAGCACTCCAGCAATAGCCACTTTCTGCTTCTGCCCACCGGAAAGACGATGAGGGGGATAGTCGCGGAACTGTTCCAGGCCAAGAAGATACAATGCATCTCCAACGCGCCGTACCATTTCGGCATGGGGAAGCTCGAGGTTCTCGAGCCCAAAAGCGATATCGTCTTCTACAGTCGTCGCCACCAACTGGTTGTCCGGATTCTGGAACACCAGGCCGACGTCAAGTCCTGGACGAACATCCATGACTGGTTGGATGTCACCGTCCGGCAGCAGACGCACACTGCCGGACGTCGGACGCAAAAGCCCGCTGACAAGGCGGGCTAGCGTACTCTTGCCGGACCCGTTGGGGCCGACAATCGCGGAGATTGAGCCATCTGGCAACTCCAGGTCTATGTCACGAAGGACCTGGACAGCCCCCGCGGAGGTCTCGATTTGATACGAGACCTTGTCGAGGCGAATCATCTACTTCTCTACAAACTCCAGGACCGCCATGTTCGCTGCATCACCCTTCCGATATCCGGCCTTGATGATACGCAGATAGCCACCCGGGCGGGTGATGTAGCGATCCTTCGTCAGCTTGAAGGCTTCGTCGACCGCTTCTGGCGTCAAAAGGTAGGCGTGCAGCTTGCGCCGCGTCGTCAGGTCGTCGACCTTTGCAGTCGTGATGAGTTTCTCCACCACACGCTTCACTGACTTTGCACGAGTAACTGTTGTCTCAATGCGACCTTTCTCGATCAATGAGGTCGAGATATTCCGCAGCATCATGCTCCGCAGGCCGCTGTATACGCCAAGCTTCTTCAGTTTTCTTCCATGTCTCATAGCAGGAATACTCCTCTCGTCACGTTCGCGCTTACCACCGGTTGCGCGCTAATCTTCTGGGATGCTGATGCCGACATCTCTGAGGGCTTCGTCAACGCTCTTGCGACCGGCCTCCCCGAAACCGCTGACAGTCTCTTCACGATGCTCCAGATAGTCAGCCACAGTCTCGACACCCGCCTTCCTGAGAACCTCTACCCAGCGGCTCTTCACACCATCCACAGTCTCAAGGCTCTTCGACATGACGTTTTCGTTGGACGTCGTTGCTTCCGAAGCACTATCCACAGAACCCTGCGTGGTCAGACACGCAAGCAACTGCCGCGCGTGACGATCCACGATGTGAAGAGCTTCTTCAAGCGCATCGCGGGCTCTGGTGGTTGGAAAATGGGAAATTTCGACAATCAGGCGTTCAGAGTCAGCCTTCTGTTTGATTCTTACAGGTTCGACAGTGAAATTGGCTGTCCGTACAGGAGAGTAGATGCTGTCGAGCGCAATAGTGTCGACCGTCCCGTTCAGCAGCTCGTGGTTCTCCTCGTTGCTGACATACCCTACGCCGGTGCGCAATAGCACCTGAAGATCGATGACGCTGTCATCTGCGGAGAGTTCCGCAATCTTCAACTCTGGATTGAAAATCTTCACCAGTGAGTTCTTCTCGAAATCCTCGGCCTTCACCACGCCCCTCCCCTGTCGCTTGAGAGAAAGGGTGGCTTCGCTGCCATCGACAATGGAGACCTGGAGGTTTCTGATGTTGAAGATGAGCTCCTGAAGATCTTCCTTGATGCCAGGCAGTGACGTGAACTCATGAAGTGCACCGTTCACCTTGATTGCCACAGGCGCACTCCCGGGAATCGAAGACAAGAGAGCACGGCGAAGTGCATTACCCATCGTGGTTCCGTATCCATGCTGCAATGGCTCGAAGACGAACTTGCCGTATTCGGCGGTCTCTTCAGCAGATGTCAGTCTGATACCTTCAAGCCCTTCTATCATGGCAGGCTCCTACTTCGAGTAGTACTCGATGACAAGACGGGTATTAATGGGAATGCCAATCTGCTCAGCCGTCGGAATCGTGAGCACAGTGCCCTCGAACTTGTCTGGGCTGAACGAAAGCCACTGCGGAGTGGCCGGCTTGCTGGCCACGGACTCCTGTACGCCGATCATGGACTTTCCGGTATCAGTCAGCGTCACAACATCTCCCATTCTGACCTGGTACGAGGGAATGTCGACGCGGTGTCCATTGACGAACACGTTGCCGTGGCATACCATCTGGCGAGCGGACTTGCGACCCGGCTGGATTCCCATCCGGAACACAACGTTGTCGAGACGCCGCTCCAGAAGCTCCAGCAACTTGCCGCCTGTGGGAATCGCCTTCTGGGAGTTCGCAAGAGCGAAGTAGCTCCTGAATTGGCGCTCTGCCAGACCATAGGCAAGGCGAAGACGTTGCTTCTCCTTGAGGTGAAGCTCGTAGTCGCTGTCCTTGCGGAACTTCTGGTCGATTCCGTGCTGACCCGGCCCCATCTTGCCGCGCTCGATCGCGCACTTGCCGCTGGAGCAGCGAGAGCCCTTAAGGAACAGTTTCGTATTCAGTGCGCGGCACTTCCGGCACGATGCATCAATATATCTGGACATGGTCGCCTCCTATACCCTTCTGATCTTGCGCGGCCTGCACCCATTGTGCGGGATGGGCGTAACGTCCTTGATGGACGAAACGTTGAGGCCAGCAGACTGCAGAGCACGGACAGCGATCTCACGACCCGAACCAGCGCCCTTCACGAACACGCTTACTCTGGACATTCCCATCGCGATAGCCTTCTCGGCTGCTTTCTGTGCGGCAACCTGAGCAGCAAATGGGGTCCCCTTCTTGGAACCCTTGAAACCGGCGCTTCCGGACGAGCCCCAGCATACAGTGTCGCCCTGGGCATCGGTGATCGTTACAAGGGTGTTGTTGAACGACGAGAAAACATATGCTTTCCCTTCGCCAACGACCCGTTTCTCTTTCTTGCGCTTGACCACTTTCTTCTTGATGTCTGCCATACGATCCCCTTTGCCTATACCTTGGATGCCTTGGAACCGACGGTCTTCTTCGGTCCCTTGCGCGTGCGAGCATTCGTCCTGGTGCGTTGACCGCGAACGGGTAGTCCTCTCTTATGACGGACACCACGGTAGCAGTTGATCTCCATGAGCCTGCGGATGTTGGTCGAGACTTCTCGGCGAAGATCGCCCTCAACGACGAGATTATCATTGATGGCCTTCTGGATTGCGAGAATCTCGCTCTCCGTCAGGTCCTTGACCTTCTTGTCCTCAGACACTCCTGCAACACTGCAGATCATCTTATAGTTTGACTTGCCGATGCCGTAGATGTAGGTCAGGGCAATGCCTACCTTTTTCCCGGCAGCAAGATCGATACCACTAATACGAGCCACTAGTCCTCCTTTACTTACCCTGGCGCTGCTTGTGCTTCGGGTTCTCGCAGATCACCATGAGCGTACCGTTGCGCTTCACAACCTTGCACTTAGCACAGATCTTCTTTACAGACGGTCTCACTTTCATAGGTCGCTACTCCTTTCAACTCTTTGACAACTACAGCCGGTAGGTGATACGTGCTTTTGAAAGGTCATAGGGTGTTATCTCAAGCCTTACCTTGTCTCCCGGCAGGATCTTGATGAAGTTGAGCCTCATCTTTCCGCTGATATGAGCCAGCACAATCTTGCCGTTGCCCAGTTTTACGCGGAACATCGTTCCCGGGAGCGTTTCCACTATGACGCCTTCTGTCTCTATGA from Coprothermobacter sp. encodes the following:
- a CDS encoding 30S ribosomal protein S9 — protein: MATTQIWGTGKRKTAIARVHLVAGTGKIVVNGKPVEVYFPVQTVSMKTMAAFTVMGGTPMFDAIVSVAGGGFNGQAEAVRHGIARALVEQNPENKPVLKKAKLLTRDARIKERKKYGLLGARKATQYRKR
- a CDS encoding 50S ribosomal protein L13, yielding MKTTFFRPETVTRRWILIDATDQSVGRLAVVIANILRGKDRPEFTPNAMVGDNVIVINASKLAIDPKKGTQTMHYHHSFYPGGLKATNWNKMLETRSDFLLKRVVRGMLPKNTLGKELLSNLRVYQGPEHPHQAQKPVEFKAN
- a CDS encoding transporter; protein product: MVALSRSFVLGQHYPGTSVVHRSGALVKLVSTIALMIGVFVATKTVQYVPIAVFLAVGIGVSRIPLRFFARGLKPILFLIVLTVVVQAFFTPGTPIWQFGFVRITREGLGLAGFILCRLVLLTLVSVLLTASTSPIELTDAVSDLLKPLSHIGLPSAEIALVMSIAMRFVPTILEETERIIRAQVSRGARIGEGSLVARMKSFIPILIPLFVSSFRRADDLAVAMEARGFRVGSPRTRYHARHFRSFDAFILLGTAVALSGVILWRLFL
- a CDS encoding energy-coupling factor transporter ATPase, whose translation is MSIELKNVDYIYDSGEPFEYFALRGISVHIDDGAFVGVVGRTGSGKSTLVEHLNGLLFSTRGDVIVDDERVSNERTVLAKIRRRVGIVFQYPEDQFFAETIFEEVAFGCRNYGFSKEQVDESVHKAMSTVGLDPDRFLPLSPFQLSGGEQRRVAIASVIAMGQKYIVLDEPTAGLDSGSKLAVLTELESLRQTGNVTVILVSHNMDEVAEFCKEVVVLDGGTVAFQGSTDAFFRDAELVDRTGLELPESYRLARALKECGSTLTVNEGSTGRMLDSLRLCVSDLGGA
- a CDS encoding energy-coupling factor transporter ATPase (with CbiNQ forms the ABC transporter for cobalt import; Mycoplasmas have two adjacent copies of this gene) yields the protein MIRLDKVSYQIETSAGAVQVLRDIDLELPDGSISAIVGPNGSGKSTLARLVSGLLRPTSGSVRLLPDGDIQPVMDVRPGLDVGLVFQNPDNQLVATTVEDDIAFGLENLELPHAEMVRRVGDALYLLGLEQFRDYPPHRLSGGQKQKVAIAGVLAMKPSFLILDEATSLLDPTNRREVMQTVLRLNSELGIGIVIVTHLLDEVLVASRVGVLANGALAAWDSPRAIFSDPAVVELGGLVLPLSARASFLMQERWTDFPLCLTPEEFARATCQLS
- a CDS encoding 50S ribosomal protein L17, with protein sequence MRHGRKLKKLGVYSGLRSMMLRNISTSLIEKGRIETTVTRAKSVKRVVEKLITTAKVDDLTTRRKLHAYLLTPEAVDEAFKLTKDRYITRPGGYLRIIKAGYRKGDAANMAVLEFVEK
- a CDS encoding 30S ribosomal protein S4; the protein is MSRYIDASCRKCRALNTKLFLKGSRCSSGKCAIERGKMGPGQHGIDQKFRKDSDYELHLKEKQRLRLAYGLAERQFRSYFALANSQKAIPTGGKLLELLERRLDNVVFRMGIQPGRKSARQMVCHGNVFVNGHRVDIPSYQVRMGDVVTLTDTGKSMIGVQESVASKPATPQWLSFSPDKFEGTVLTIPTAEQIGIPINTRLVIEYYSK
- a CDS encoding 30S ribosomal protein S11; translation: MADIKKKVVKRKKEKRVVGEGKAYVFSSFNNTLVTITDAQGDTVCWGSSGSAGFKGSKKGTPFAAQVAAQKAAEKAIAMGMSRVSVFVKGAGSGREIAVRALQSAGLNVSSIKDVTPIPHNGCRPRKIRRV
- a CDS encoding 30S ribosomal protein S13 translates to MARISGIDLAAGKKVGIALTYIYGIGKSNYKMICSVAGVSEDKKVKDLTESEILAIQKAINDNLVVEGDLRREVSTNIRRLMEINCYRGVRHKRGLPVRGQRTRTNARTRKGPKKTVGSKASKV
- a CDS encoding 50S ribosomal protein L36; amino-acid sequence: MKVRPSVKKICAKCKVVKRNGTLMVICENPKHKQRQGK
- a CDS encoding translation initiation factor IF-1 — protein: MNKKEVIETEGVIVETLPGTMFRVKLGNGKIVLAHISGKMRLNFIKILPGDKVRLEITPYDLSKARITYRL